A stretch of DNA from Mugil cephalus isolate CIBA_MC_2020 chromosome 12, CIBA_Mcephalus_1.1, whole genome shotgun sequence:
GAACATGGGGATGAACATGGCAGCCCACCACCACCCCGGTGCCTTTTTCCGCTACATGAGGCAGCAGTGCATCAAGCAGGAGCTCATCTGCAAGTGGATCGACCCCGAGCAGCTCAGCAACCCCAAGAAGAGCTGCAACAAAACTTTTAGCACCATGCACGAGTTGGTCACGCACGTCTCCGTGGAGCATGTCGGTGGACCGGAGCAAACCAACCACGTCTGTTTCTGGGAAGAATGCGCCCGAGAGAGCAAACCGTTCAAGGCAAAATACAAACTGGTGAACCACATTCGGGTGCACACGGGAGAGAAGCCTTTTCCATGTCCCTTCCCCGGCTGTGGAAAGGTCTTTGCACGGTCGGAAAACCTGAAGATACACAAGAGAACGCATACAGGTAAATTTAATAAcagacttttaaaaatatattttcttcgAAAAGTGAGATCGTTGTCACCGTGTGCGTTTATTGTGCATGCACATTTATTTCGCTGTAGTaaacatgctgtgtgtgtgccttgCAAATCTAATTACCAGCGTTTATTTTAGGCTGCTAAAGTAGGTAGTATTTGTTGAAACAGTCCGAGTAGATTTAGGAACGCATCCAAAAGGGAGAGGAAATGCGTTTAGAATAACAGGATAATTCATTTCTTGCTCACATGGCTCCACATCATGGCACCATTCTTGTGGCGTAAACCCGTTTCAACGAGGATTGAAAAACAATTTAACTAGGcctgttgatgtttgtgtttggagtAAACTTTAGAAATGGGTCAAAGGGGACAGCCGGAGCGCGTTGCGTGCGTCGCAGAGCAGCAAGGCTCGTAGTAAATCACGCCAGCCTGTACTCATCGATGCTGCGCTTTCATAACCCAGCTCAGATCTCTTCATTTGCCTCGTTTTACGTGTCGACTTTTCCCCCTACTGGATTTATTAAATATCTGAATAGAATTCTGGATCGATTTGCAGTTGTTTGTTTACGAGTGTGTGTAGATTTAGCCGAGCCCAGCGCCAGTAGCGGAGCGAGGAAtgccttttgttttcttattcgCCCCCTTTTGATAAGAGCTAAGGTGCTAGACAGGACCATTACCAGCCTTTCACATTTGGACTTGGACTTATTTTCTTGGGACATACATTACGGTGCCGTGCCACGAAATTGGTCAGGTGctaattagttttttattgtctCGCAGCAAATGGTACGCCTTCTGTGGGCCCTACTGAGGACGGCCTTGTCGCCTTCTCCCACCCCCTCCAAATCACTATGCGCATTATTTAGGCAAAATAGAATGCAAGAACCCCCccatctcgttttttttttttttttttttaaagaccgGCGCATTTAACTTTGAATGTCACAATTGGGGATGCTTATACTAGTTTTCTAGGGAGCACATGCATAGTACTCTGCActcaactttttttcctttccccatTTGAATATTACGCACTGAGCGATCTGCACGATCCCTTCTTGTTACACACTGAGCCCGAGgcattcacagttttttttttataaatacacacatatttatatatctgACTGTTTTCTCCTCGTTTTTCTGTTCTACAGGAGAGAAACCATTCCAGTGTGAGTTTGAGGGCTGCGACAGAAGGTTTGCAAACAGCAGCGACCGAAAGAAACACATGCACGTTCACACGTCAGACAAGCCATATCTCTGCAAAATGTGTGACAAGTCCTACACACATCCCAGCTCCCTACGAAAACACATGAAGGTAAATATCTCGTTTcaggaagtgtgtgtttatgcactGCCTGTGCTTTTACAGTGCTGGGTGTTTCAAATTGTATGTCATTTAAATtcaccctttaaaaaaaaaaaaaaaaaaagaattaatttatttcttcattgTTGTAAAGATCGTAAATACTAATTTGCCTCTCTGTATGTTCCCAGGTCCACGAATCCACCCCACCAGCATCAGACTCATCGCCAGCAGCCAGCTCTGGTTATGAGTCCTCCACACCTCCAGGCCTGGTGTCTCCCACCACCGAGACCCAAAGCAACACCACCCTGTCTCCAGCCTCAGCTGTGCACAACACCACCAGCCACAGTGGCCTGTCCTCCAATTTCAGTGAATGGTATGTGTAGGACTATGCTGAAATGAagcaacacacactcatttcaCAGCACTGGGCCATTCAGCAGGAGGTTTGGGACACGTGCACGCGAGGGgcacacaaacatttgtttattttctattttattatttccgATCTGCCAGGGAAGATGACGATTACCAACAGAGgaaaatatgtataatattCGAGGTGTATTTCATATTGTAAATAATTACTAAAAGCCCACTTCTTTCCCATTGGTTGTGATAGTTTGTCAGTCTTTGGTGTATAGATGTTCCTTCAATGGTAGCTATTTCTCTAACTGGACTTTTAGTGCACATATTACGATGAAATTGTACTATAATATTGAATATTGTGATCCTGAGGCAAATTGATTGTACTATACTAAACATCTATAAACTGGAAAGCGTGCCAAAGTTAACATTTAACTCAAACAGACCACAATATTATGCTTGTGaatgtatattttagtttgCTGGGCTTAACTTGTGATGTTTTGTGCTTTGCAAGTTTGAATTGTGAAAAACTATCTGGAAGATTGTGAGGACAATAAACGTTGTGCCGTTCGACTTTCTGTAACTACACCCTTCCTTTTGTAAATATCAACTGCCATATTTATCCATTTGTAATTAAATTATGGTATTTACTTGCTACAGATGAAACAGTATTTATAAAGAATGTTTCTTTACTATAAATATGTACAATTACGAGCTAAACATGGGCAGTTGTTTCGTTCTGTGCTTTTGTTCAAAGTTTTAAGAGGTGTTTTCTCCCTTATTGTGATAAGAATTTTACTGcatacaaatataataaaaggtGTTGCAAGTGCTAAATATtcttattgctttttttttttttttttttttttttttttttaaatcctttttaatCCGGCGTTTAGTTTTAGTCTGGTATCTCAAGGAAGTTTATCATGTCTCGgactaactaactaaaaccCATCAGCTCCTGAATTTCTGTCAGGTCTTGATCTTGGCCTAAAGAAGCTGATGGTGTTTTAGCTCACAGGCCCTAAAATAGGAGGCTGGATTGATgctgaaagaaacaaaagcttGTGGAACTCGTGTGTGCACAAAATTTAAAACTACCCTAAAGAGGAACTACAACAATTAGTTAAATTCTAACtaactaaaataatttattcatttaaactaaacaaagcatattttctttattttttcttttttttgtaaactcaGTACGTCTGTGTGCAGGCTGTTCTGTTCCAACGGTTCCATATTTCCAAAGCCATCTTTATAATTTTCAGTTATTGAGCTTATTTGTGACGCGccccctcacccctcacccACCCATGCACTACCCCTACcacctcacccccacccccctccagcAGACGCTGGACACTTCACTGCGCAGGACTTGGTGCAGAAACAGACGTGAACTTGAACTTGACTCGGCTTATCGTCTAGGAGAGCATCTTCGAGCTCTAACCTGTTATGGGAGATGACCATATGTTGCCGCAGTCCTGCTATTAATTTAGATGGCtttgagagggaggaaaaaaaaaaggaaaaaaaaaacgctccaGGCGCGTTTGGGTTTGACGGTTTGCAGTTGTGCGATTAAAGATAATGACATAGCTTATTGTCTGTGAACTTGTGTTGCTCATACTGATCCGTGGCTCTTTGAAGAGAAATGCTAAATATAAACTATAGAAGGTTGTGGATGGGTTTTATGTGGAggtgaaattgttttttttattattgttattattattatttgttctgaGGCACCGGCCTCTGCTGATTGCgcatgcttctgtgtgtgtgtgtaagttgCTGTCATCATTGTTAACATGGGTCGTGCTTCATGGGTGTTGAGCACAGCAAACACGTAGTGGGACTTGTTATCCGTTGCAGGCCGACTCTCCCCTGTAGCAGCAAGTGGCTGTCTGTCTCATAGAGCAGCTTGACTGCAAGGCAACATTGTCTTCTATTAAGCTCTGCTCACATGGCTGGTAGTAATATgtagtgaattaaaaaaaaaaaaaaaaaaaaaaaaaagttagatcTCGCTGTAAGATCTCATGGGAGAGATGATTACAACCAGGAAATTATGTCAACTTAAATCTATTAGaaccttttttctgtttaaatgatttCCTATGCGTGTTGTTTGGCTCATTTCCATGCTACTACCTCACATATTATCTGACagccaaaagaaaacacaaagtgtttttcGTGACATCTGTCCCAGAGGTGGACAAGCGAAATTATTGGATTTTATGCGGAATATTACGCACGCTAAAATCACCTGCTAACGGTGACTTTAGCGGCCGGCCCGGTGACCTCCTCGCCTGAGGAAGGCATGACCTGTGGGGAGTGGGAAAGGTCAGCTCCACACAGTGTGTCGATGTCGGTTCCTGTTCGGCCCCTGCTGTGCTGATATTGATCCGCAGAGAAGGAAGCGgtgttttttccctctctccatctctgttctcgttgcttttttttttttaattttttttttctcctcctctactgTAAGGATGATACACCTTGGGAACACACGCCCAACCTGTGCAGGTACATCGGGACTCGGGTCAAAGTTCAGTTCCTCGAAGTCATGTGATAAATTCTCTAACAAGCAGATTCAGACGTTGCGCAGTGGCACGGGATGTCAAGCTGTAGAGAAtccccacagaaaaaaaaaatatgcggGTTTTAATTTCTCACATAAAATCTTATGGCCGATATTTAGTGGATAGTGCTGGGTCCACATCTGAATTACTGTGTTTATCTTGTTCATCTAAGGCAAGAAAGCCACGTTTTTGGTTGCTTTCGGATTTGTGTCTTGTAACAGTTTGCATGAGGCATGTGCAACAGGAGCCaacatttttgaaatatgtattttacatatttatcatCAGCGAAGATGCGCGTTACCCCGgtcatagtgtgtgtgtgtgtgtgtgtgtgtggcaaagagtgcgggaggaggagggggtagTGCCATAGCTGCCATAGGCCGTATTTAGAGACACATTTATGATGAACACCAGTTGACAGGAGCCAGCGTGTCCATATCTGGGGGAACACTGTTTAAATTAAGCCTAACTGCGGTGGCAGCTCGTGATTCGAGCTAAAGCGTGGTCCCCGCGTTAATTGGGAGTTGGATTGAAGTTTGAGCAAGAGGGTGAAGCAGTGCTGATGGGACCGTGGGCCCATCAGTAGCCTCCTGGATATTGAATCGAGTCCACGCGTCCCAGTGGTGCCAGACAGAGCGAGCGTGCGCAAGACGTACTTGTTGGTTTGCGATCACATCAAATCTTTTCAAGTGAATATCTCGTCCTCTCGGTATCTCTTATagtcattcacacacactaattgtttttgcttgtacaaaaaaaaaagaaaagaaaagaaaaaaatgcataataGTGCTTTACTGTATAACGTGTCTCCGCATAAATATCTCTCATTACAGCGTTAAAGggttggaaaaataaaaactaaagcagcAGCGGGCCTCAGCCACCACCGCAGCATAAATAATTGCTCTTTGCCATTCATAATTCATCTTTtatggcagcattttttttcgATCATGTTTATTAATGGCGTTAATgtcaaacatttagtttgttttctatGTTTAATGAAACCTTCGGATAGAGCTGCACCTATTTTTTCgtcgttttgttttcctctgactGGACAGTGGCATTAggtaaaataatgagaaaagaaaaacagctgatgTACTCAGTGAGATCGGATGGTCGTCATAACGCACAATACGAAGTGTGTAATTATGCGCAGCACTGAACGACAGGAAGTGGTTTGTTGTTCTCTGAAATGACATCCGAGCACCTTCATCatacaataaaatgaatgtgacaTAGACGTGTAATTTCACAGTGCAGGGGTAATTGAAACAAATAGATAagtgaagaaacaaataaacaaacctaCTGCATTGTAATTATTTGACCCTGTTAAGACAGCATGCAAGTTTTAAATGGTAAAGTTTTGAAATTAATTCcaaagtaataaatatatacgtgtatatattaataggagagaaagaaaaaatagaaaatgaaccttgtaaataaagtttttctcacttttctctcatttaaacTGACGAATTCCAAATAAATCTCCGCAGATGCAATTTAGattcccccctctctgtttATGAATAACTCGTTCATTATAAAAGCAAAACCTGCGAACGATTCCAAAAATGAACAATGTTTGCGTCAGCTGCGCACTTTTCAATTCGTTTCTTTTAAGCCAAAAATTCATTTCACAATGTGATACTTCCCAAATGGGCCTCCTCGGCAGAAATAACAGAGGCTCTGCTGGGAGTTTTGTCGGTCGCCATGTTTTGAGAGAAAACTTTTTCAAACAAACGCCATATCCTTTAATTGAATTGGAGCTGCTCTAATGAAATGAGCACGTCTGTCCGCCGAGCCCGTGTTATTTATAGTCACGCAAGTGTCACTTCAAACAGTGGGCGTCCTTGCGCAAAAGACGAATTTAAGACCGGTAAGaaatctgatttaaatacttggataaaatatttagtaaaataataataataataaaaaggacaTTATGCAACTTGATTTATTCATATACTAAagaaaaagtgtatttttatggaCTGATACGAGCAAAAGTTTGGGTTGCAGAAAGTGCTTTGCATCTTATTGTTAAGTGCAATAATGTAGGAAATGTTATATTGATTCTAATGCAAGGCAAGaattacttttctttcatatcctattttttttttattactgtttgcttctctttcttggagatggagatgtttttctctctttctctcctcctttcgtTCTCTGAAGCTCTCTACCGtctggttgtctgtctgtctgtctgtctgtgacatggcttatgttgtgtttgtacTGAAGTCGATGTACAGTCTGCCTTCCTGTGCAACGAAGCTCCCATGGCCTTTCATCTGAGTTCAGCCGGCCGCCTTTCTCACACagatgaatgtgtttctgtgaaagagCCGGAATGGCTGTCACTTCTCCTGGCACGgtggagaaacaaacaaaacccccTACTCCTTTAAGGAAGCTGGCGCAGGCACCTCCCATCGgacacaaacaccacagagtCAGAAGCACAAATAGCCTCAAAAGCTAAACACTCTCCCTTTCATGCAGAAAGCTTGGCATGACTGGCCCTCTCATGCACAGGGAGAAACACAAAGTGGAGAGGTGCAGAGTAAATGACATACTCGAGCTTGACTGAGGTGTGCTTATTGTTGTGGTCTCCcaccaaaaaaaagtgttagaaTTCCGCTAATCCCTCACAAACTCAGCATCCTCCCCTGCTGTTGCTTTTGCAGCGAGGTTCTCAATATGGCTCCCATGCAGCCCATTGCCAGTTCTGTTTATTTGCCGCACTAGGTTATGTGCTGTTAATGGGAGACATTTTTCAGGTGactcctttctgctgcagctgaggtGCTCTAACACGGGAGCAGGTGTGCCAACAAGCATTAAGCATTAGACTGCAGATGcagaagtttctttctttctttttctttttctttttctttttttttggataaaaatACATTAGAAGTACAGTCATGATCACCACCTCCAACCcccagtacacacacaaacttcttCCACCATTTAAACCACACTAAGCCAAGGAAATTTTCAATTTCCCCACACCTGTAAACATGCTGTTTCACCTCGGCTCCTTTGATCTTCAAACAGACCAGAGCCGTGCCCTGGGGTGATCTGTGCAGAAAGGTGACTGggtggtgtgtgttttctggtttATGGGAACGCAGGCGAGTCATGGAACATACCTCGTGGCCACTTTGCGTT
This window harbors:
- the zic2a gene encoding zinc finger protein ZIC 2a gives rise to the protein MLLDAGHQFPGLGVGSFARHHSASEMQERDLSLAQNSFVDSAHMGAFKLNHDLSPGQSSAFTTQAPGYPAAALGAHAAHVTSYASSPFNSTRDFLFRSRGFGESSPASSQHTIFGPTAGSLHHSHTDTQGHILFPGIHEQHASHGSPNVLNGQMRLGLPGEVFGRSDQYHQVSSPRTDPYSAAQLHNQYGSMNMNMGMNMAAHHHPGAFFRYMRQQCIKQELICKWIDPEQLSNPKKSCNKTFSTMHELVTHVSVEHVGGPEQTNHVCFWEECARESKPFKAKYKLVNHIRVHTGEKPFPCPFPGCGKVFARSENLKIHKRTHTGEKPFQCEFEGCDRRFANSSDRKKHMHVHTSDKPYLCKMCDKSYTHPSSLRKHMKVHESTPPASDSSPAASSGYESSTPPGLVSPTTETQSNTTLSPASAVHNTTSHSGLSSNFSEWYV